The nucleotide window AGACCATGGCGGAGTTCAAGCGTGCCACCGGCCTGCCGACAGCCACCAACATGATCGCCACGGATTGGCGTCAGATGGCCCACGCCATCCGCACGAACGCCGTTGATATTCCGCTGGCGGATCCGCATTTCTGGACCATGCAGGGCTCCGTCCGGGTGGCGCAGCTGTGCAACGACTTCGGTCTGACCTGGGGTTCGCACTCGAACAACCACTTCGATATCTCGCTGGCCATGTTCACCCAGGTCGGCGCGGCGGCACCAGGCAAGATCACTGCACTGGACACGCACTGGATCTGGCAGGACGGCCAGGGGCTGACCACGGACCCGCTGCAGATCAAGGGCGGCTACATCGAGGTTCCGGCGCGTCCTGGCCTCGGCGTCGAGCTGGACCGGCAGGCGCTCGACGCCGCACACCAGCTCTACCTCGCACACGGGCTCGGTGCCCGGGACGATGCCGCCGCCATGCAGTACCTGGTGCCCGGCTGGGAGTTCAACCCGAAGCGGCCGGCGCTGGTGCGTTAGGAAAGCTGGTCCGCTAGTAAAGTCGAAGGGTCCGGCCCCGCTGTCCAAGGCGGCGGGGCCGGACCCTTTTTGCCTGAATTACGGAGGTATCTGTTGGTCGGCGTCCTGATTGGTTTCGCCATAGTCGGCGCCGTCATTGTGGTTGGCTACATTGCCGCCCGCTTCCAGATCGGCGGCCCGCACGCCGGACAGGCGCTGACCCAAACCGCCTTCTTCATCACCAATCCGGCGCTGCTGTTTACCGTGCTCGCCCAGGCAGATCTGGCGGCGGTCTTCTCCGCCTACGTGCCGATTGCCCTGATCACCGCGGTGGCGACGGCGGGGCTTTATGTGCTGCTCAGCCGGATCTGGTTCCGCCGTCCTGCCGCCGAAACCGCGGTGGGAGCCATGGCCAGCTCCTACGTCAATGCGAATAACATCGGCATACCGATCGCCCTCTATGCCCTGGGGAACGCGACGCCGGTGGCGCCGGTGCTGCTGATCCAGCTGTTGTTGCTGGCACCGGCGTACCTGACCATTCTGGATCTCTCCTCCGGACGCAAACCGTCGCTGAAAAACATCCTGACGCAGCCGTTCCGCAATCCGATGATCATCGCGTCGTTCCTGGGCGTGGCCGTGGCCTGGACCGGCGTCGAACTTCCCGAAGTGGTCTGGGAGCCCCTGATGCTGCTGGGCGGTGCGGCCGTTCCGCTGGTGCTGATGGCTTTCGGCATGTCGCTGCGCGGCAGCCGTCCGCTGAAGGTGAGCGAGGGGCGCACCGAGGTCATCGTCGCCACCGCCCTCAAGTCAGCGGTGATGCCGCTGCTCACTTACCTGGTGGCCACATTCCTGTTCCGGCTGGACGCGGGACTGGTCTTCGGGGCGGTCATCATGGCGGCCCTGCCTTCGGCGCAGAATGTGTTCCTCTTCGCCAGCCGCTACGGCCGCGGCGTCACGGTGGCCCGCGACGTGGTGCTGCTGTCCTCCGCGCTGGCGGTGCCGGCCCTCATCATCGCGGCCTGGCTGCTGGCCTAGCCCCCGGCCGCCAACGCTGGCCGGCTCAGGGCTTCAAGCGCATCTGCTCCGGCTTTTCCAACAGGAGCCACCGCGGGCGTCCGTCACGATCATGCCCCCGCGGGGTGAACCGGTCGGCTTCGACAAGCTGCTCCAGCCCGAGTCCGGTAAGGGACTGGACGTCCTGCACGGGAACCTGGAAGGTCCGGTACGGCCCAAGCGGCGGAATCTCGCCCGCTGCCGTGGCGGCGGCGGTCTGCCTTTCCAGTTCGAGCTCGTCCAGCAAGGGAGACTGGTCCAGGATGTAGGCCGTGCTCGCGATTCCTTCGGCCGCACGCCAGGCTGCCACTTTCCAGAACAGCAGTGGGATCGAAAAGCCCCGGTATTGCGGATCCGCACTGTCGAAGACCGGACCGGTAAAGACGCTGAGCCGGGTGTCGTAATTGTCGGCGTGGACCTAGAGGTAGTCCTCCAAGCCCAGCCACAGCTCCTTGGACTGGTTGAAGATGTTCACCTGCGGCGCCGCATTCGTATAGAAAAAGGTCTCGGTATTGGCCTTCGCGGCCTCGGCCCGGCTGCCCCACACCGGGTCCAGCCGCCGCACCAGGTGCCCGCGGTCCAGGTCGTTTCCGCGGTACAGCTCTTCACCGGCCTGCAGCTCCGCGGCCAGCCTCGGATCCAGCCGCCAGCTGTCTTCCCGTGGCAAGTCCTGGAGCTGGTCGCCGTCGATATTCACTGCGGCCAGCTCCGCGAGCCGTTGCTGTGTGTTGAGGCAAATCGTGAAATGCGTGTAATCCAGCACCTTCACTGCGGTTGCGGGACGGGGAAGTTCAACGGTGGTCAGCAGGAAGTCCGCGCTGTAGCCCTGAGTCATGGTTCCATCCTGCAGCATCCTCATGAACGGCAGGAAGCGCCAACCGGAAATCCGGTTGACGCTTCCGCGACCGTCAGTCTGCCGTCCTAGTCTACGAATTCGGACTGCGTCTCAATGAAGTCCCAGTCCTTCTGCGCGAGCGTTGTGTCTTTAAGATCCGGGCCGCCCGCGTCATAAACCTCGAGGGCGACATCCGACTCAATGCTCTCGGCCCGCAAGTTCTGCCGGAACCATTGTTTGGTTGCCGTATGCAGCTCCGGCCACCATTGTTCAATGCTCTTCTCAGTCATCTCAGGCCCTCCGTTGTCGTCTGGTTCCACCGTAAGTGCGGACAGCGACGGGTACAAGGTCATCCCGGGAACGAGCTACTGAAGGATGTAGTTAGCGCAACCAGCGCAGGGCCGGGGACGAGGTCAGGGCTGACCACTGGCGGCCCAGGCCAAACGTGTTGCCGGCGTGTGTTGCGGCCAGGACGATCATTGCCGCCGCGTAGACGATGTGCTCGTCGATGACCGGATTGGACTTGAGCGGCAGCGAAGACAGCCACATCAGGATCATGAGGGCGGTGCCGCCGACAGCGGCTGCACGGAGCGCGATGCCAAGAACCAGTGCCGTACCAACGGCCAGCAGGCCAAGCATGAAGGCCCAGTCCACGACCGGCGCGCCAGCCAGCGACTGGAACAGTCCTGCGAACGAACCTTCCACGCTGCCTAAGTAGCCTGCAGTGGGCGAGCCGCCCGCGAGCCAGGCCTTCTCGGGTGCTGTGGCGAAACCCAGGCCGAAGGTCTTATCGAAGAAGGCCCAGAGAAAGACCGACCCCAGCAGGATCCGCAGTATCGCCAGCGGACGGGCACGCCGCGGGAGCGCGGCCTGGCGCAGCTGTACGGGGTCGGCCGTGGAAGTCGACGCCGTCATCGTGGGAGGTGTTTCCTGCATGGTTGACATGGGTGTTTTCTCCTGGGGAGTGGGAAAAGTGGTCTGTGGCGGGGCTGTCTATCTGACCGGTTCGCACTGTCCTGCGCGTTCACGCACTGTCTTGCGCGTTGCCGGGAGCCCCTGCCAGCCGAAGATCCCGGCGCAGTGCCGGTCGATCCGTCCAGGAGAAGTCACGGCGACTCCTTCTCGGGCTGGTTAGTTTGGTACCGTACCGTCGGGAATTTCCATGAGGCAAATCTTCTGTGACGTATATTTGCGCCCCTTCGGTGTGATTGCGTGACACGCGCCACATTGACCTGCCGCTGGCGACACTCCCGCTTAAACGAAAAACTCAATGGCAGCAAAGGGCCGCGCGGGTCGCGCTTCCGGGTCGCAGCCGCGACACCCTCCCCGTGACCAAGGTCATACAAGAAGCCCCCCGTTCCAAAGACTCTTTCAGGCGCTCGACGACGACAAAGCTTGCTGGCCGCGGCCGCCCCTTTCGCGCAACGCACCCGGTGGTGGCGATCACGGCGGAAGGGTGGATCCGCCGTCGTTCTTGGGTTTACACCTACGCATGGCGCAGTATGGTGTGAGTCACAGGATGATTCTCAAGCACGTCTAACGAGGGCGCTGAGGAGATTGAGGCATGGGCGATAGCCAGATAACGGTCAACGGCCAACTGCGCGATTGCGGCGGGGCCGGTCCGCACACCCGGCTGCTCGACTGGTTGAGAACAGAGGGGTTGACCGGGGCGAAGGAAGGGTGCGCCGAGGGTGAGTGCGGTGCGTGTGCCATCCTCGTCGCCCGCCCCAACGGGGCCGACCGAAGCCGCTGGACCTCAATCAACGCGTGCCTGCCTCCTGCCTTGGCGTTCGACGGCCAGGAAATCGTGACTGCAGAGGGCCTCGGTACCGCACCGGGGCCTTGCTCCGAGGAGGCCCTGCACCCCGTTCAACGGGAGATGGCGGACCGCGGCGGAGCGCAATGCGGCTACTGCACGCCGGGGTTCATCTGCTCCATGGCCGCCGAGTACTACCGCCCCGAGCGGGATGCTGCCCGCTCCGGTGCCGCGGTGCAGACCGGGACCGCGGTGGCCGGCGAGGAGCATGCGACCGACCATGAAAGCGGACCCAACGGCTTCGACCTGCACGCCCTGAGCGGCAATCTGTGCCGCTGCACCGGCTACCGGCCCATCCGGGACGCCGCGTACGCGCTCGGCTCCCCCGATGGATCCGACCCGCTGCTTGTCCGGCAGGGTGGCCCCGCACCTGCCGCTCAACCCACGGAAAAAATTGTCGACGGCGCCCGCTTCGTCCGGCCTGCAGCCATGGAAGAGCTCTTCGACCTGCTCGAGCAGAATCCGGAAGCCAAGCTGGTCGCCGGCGCCACGGACCTCGGAGTGGAGGTGAACCTGCGGCACACGCGGCCGCCGCTGACCCTTGCCATCGACCGGCTCGAACCGCTGCGGACGCTGGAGGTCGGCAGCGACCGGATCACCATCGGGGCGGCCCTGAGCCTCAGCGAGATCGATCGCGGGCTCTCGGGGCGCGTCCCGTTGCTGAGCCAGCTCTTCCCCCAGTTCGCCTCTCCGCTGATCCGCAATACGGCAAGCCTGGGCGGCAACCTCGCGACAGGATCGCCGATCGGTGATTCGGCGCCAGCGCTGCTGGCCCTGAACGCGTCGGTCGTGCTGGCCTCCGCAGGCGGTGAGCGGGAAGTCGCACTGGCTGAATACTTCACCGGGTACCGCCAGAGCGTCAGGAAATCCGGCGAGCTCCTGCGCGAGGTGCGGATCCCGCTGCCGCTGGCGGAAAACACCGCCTTTTACAAGATCGCCAAGCGCCGTTTTGACGACATTTCGAGTGTCGCCGTCGCTTTCGCCATGCAGCTCGACGGCGGCACCGTCTCCTCCGTTCGGATAGGGGTCGGGGGCGTAGCGGCCACGCCGATCCGGGCAACCAGCACGGAGCAGGCGCTGGCGGGCCAGCCGTGGACAGGTGAAACGGCCGAGGCTGCCGCCGCCGTCATGTCCGCTGAAGGCACTCCGATCGACGATTTCAGGGCGAGCGCCAAGTATCGTTCGGCCATGCTCGGACAGGCGTTGCTCAAGTTTTATGCGGAAACGGCATCCGCTGTGGAGGTAGCCCGATGAAATCCCTTGCCGACCGCCCGGTCAATCCCGTCGTTGGCGTGTCGGTGCCGCACGAATCCGCCGCACTGCATGTCACGGGTACCGCCCTCTACACCGACGACCTCATCGTGGGCCGCCAGAATGTGCTGCATGCCTGGCCCGTCCAGGCACCCCATGCCCACGCCGTCGTAACCTCCTTGCGAACCGAACCGGCGCTGCAGGTCCCGGGAGTAGTCCGGGTGCTGACCGGAGCGGACGTTCCCGGCGTTAACGACGCCGGCACCAAGCACGACGAGCCGCTTTTTCCCACCGAGGTCATGTACTACGGCCATGCCATCTGCTGGGTGCTTGGCGAAACACCCGAGGCCGCGCGGCTGGGCGCGGAGGCCGTCGAAGTTAGCTACGACCCGCTCCCCTCGCTGCTGACGCTCACGGAAGCCATCGAGGCGGAGAGCTTCCAGGGCCTCCAGCCGACCCTCAGCAGGGGCGACGCCGACGCGGCTCTGCAGGGATCTGCGCACCGGTTTTCCGGCGAGATCGAGTACGGCGGCCAGGAGCACTTTTATCTGGAGACCCACGCATCGTTCGCGTACCTCGATGAGGGCGGGCAGATCTTTGTCCACAGCAGCACGCAGCATCCGTCGGAGACACAGGAAATCGTGGCGCACGTGTTGGGCCGGCACAACCACGATGTCACCGTCCAGTGCCTGCGCATGGGCGGCGGCTTCGGCGGCAAGGAAATGCAGCCCCACGGCTTCGGCGCGGTCGCCGCGCTGGGCGCCGTTCTCACCGGCCGGCCGGTGCGCCTGCGCCTTAACCGCACCCAGGACATCACGATGACGGGCAAGCGCCACCCGTTCCACGCCAGGTGGGAGGCCGGCTTCGACCAGGATGGCCGCATCCAGGCGCTGAAGGCTACGCTGACCAGCGACGGCGGGTGGAGCCTTGATCTTTCGGAGCCAGTCCTGACCCGTGCGTTGTGCCACGTGGACAATTCCTACTGGATCCCTAACGTGCACGTTGATGGCCGGATCGCGAAGACCAACAAGACGTCCCAGACGGCGTTCCGCGGCTTCGGCGGCCCGCAGGGCATGTTCCTCATCGAGGAGGTCATGGGCAGAGCCGCCCCGGCACTGGGGCTCGACCCGGGCGAACTGCGGCAGCGCAACCTCTACGTTCCCGGGCAGACCACGCCGTACGGCCAGCCGGTCCGCCATGCCGAGCGGCTGCACAACATCTGGCAAACCCTGCTGGAACGTGCCGACGTCGTGCGCCGGCGGGCAGATATCGACGCCTTCAACGCCGCGCACCCGCATAACCGGCGTGCCCTCGCCATCACTCCGGTGAAGTTCGGCATCTCGTTCAACCTCACGGCCTTCAACCAAGCCGGCGCGCTCGTGCACGTATATAAGGACGGCTCCGTCCTGATCAATCACGGCGGCACGGAAATGGGCCAGGGCCTGCACACCAAAATGTGCCAGGTCGCTGCCACTGCCTTGGGCGTTCCGCTGGATTTCATCCGTCTGGCCCCCACCCGCACGGACAAGGTGCCGAACACGTCGGCCACGGCGGCCAGCTCAGGAGCGGACCTGAACGGCGGGGCCATCAAGGACGCCTGCGAGCATATCAGCGCACGGCTGGCCGAGGTGGCGGCCCGCAAGATGAACATCCACCCCGATGACGTCCGGTTCGCCAACGGGAAAGTGACCGGCATCGGCTTCCACGACAGGGACATTGCCTTCGCCGATCTGGCCAACGACGCTTACTTCCAGCGGATTCCGCTTTGGGCGGCCGGTTACTACCGCACCTCGGGATTGCACTGGGACAGCGCCCGCATGCAAGGGGAGCCGTTCAAGTACTTCGCCTACGGGGCAGCCGTTTCCGAGGTGGAGGTGGACGGGTTCACCGGCGCGTACCGCCAGCTGCGGACGGACATTGTCCACGATGTCGGCGACAGCCTCTCCCCGCTCATCGACCTCGGCCAGATCGAGGGTGGCTTCGTCCAGGGCGCCGGATGGCTGACGCTTGAGGAACTGCGCTGGGACGAGTCCGACGGCGAGCACCGGGGGCGTCTGGCGACCCAGTCCGCCAGCACCTACAAGCTGCCCAGCTTCTCCGAGATGCCCGAGGAGTTCAACGTCCATCTCTTCGAGCAGGCCACCGAAAGCGGCGTCGTCTATGGTTCCAAAGCGGTGGGTGAACCGCCGCTCATGCTTGCCTTCAGCGTCAGGGAGGCCCTG belongs to Arthrobacter crystallopoietes and includes:
- a CDS encoding AEC family transporter, whose amino-acid sequence is MVGVLIGFAIVGAVIVVGYIAARFQIGGPHAGQALTQTAFFITNPALLFTVLAQADLAAVFSAYVPIALITAVATAGLYVLLSRIWFRRPAAETAVGAMASSYVNANNIGIPIALYALGNATPVAPVLLIQLLLLAPAYLTILDLSSGRKPSLKNILTQPFRNPMIIASFLGVAVAWTGVELPEVVWEPLMLLGGAAVPLVLMAFGMSLRGSRPLKVSEGRTEVIVATALKSAVMPLLTYLVATFLFRLDAGLVFGAVIMAALPSAQNVFLFASRYGRGVTVARDVVLLSSALAVPALIIAAWLLA
- a CDS encoding DoxX family membrane protein — protein: MSTMQETPPTMTASTSTADPVQLRQAALPRRARPLAILRILLGSVFLWAFFDKTFGLGFATAPEKAWLAGGSPTAGYLGSVEGSFAGLFQSLAGAPVVDWAFMLGLLAVGTALVLGIALRAAAVGGTALMILMWLSSLPLKSNPVIDEHIVYAAAMIVLAATHAGNTFGLGRQWSALTSSPALRWLR
- a CDS encoding xanthine dehydrogenase small subunit: MGDSQITVNGQLRDCGGAGPHTRLLDWLRTEGLTGAKEGCAEGECGACAILVARPNGADRSRWTSINACLPPALAFDGQEIVTAEGLGTAPGPCSEEALHPVQREMADRGGAQCGYCTPGFICSMAAEYYRPERDAARSGAAVQTGTAVAGEEHATDHESGPNGFDLHALSGNLCRCTGYRPIRDAAYALGSPDGSDPLLVRQGGPAPAAQPTEKIVDGARFVRPAAMEELFDLLEQNPEAKLVAGATDLGVEVNLRHTRPPLTLAIDRLEPLRTLEVGSDRITIGAALSLSEIDRGLSGRVPLLSQLFPQFASPLIRNTASLGGNLATGSPIGDSAPALLALNASVVLASAGGEREVALAEYFTGYRQSVRKSGELLREVRIPLPLAENTAFYKIAKRRFDDISSVAVAFAMQLDGGTVSSVRIGVGGVAATPIRATSTEQALAGQPWTGETAEAAAAVMSAEGTPIDDFRASAKYRSAMLGQALLKFYAETASAVEVAR
- the xdhB gene encoding xanthine dehydrogenase molybdopterin binding subunit — its product is MKSLADRPVNPVVGVSVPHESAALHVTGTALYTDDLIVGRQNVLHAWPVQAPHAHAVVTSLRTEPALQVPGVVRVLTGADVPGVNDAGTKHDEPLFPTEVMYYGHAICWVLGETPEAARLGAEAVEVSYDPLPSLLTLTEAIEAESFQGLQPTLSRGDADAALQGSAHRFSGEIEYGGQEHFYLETHASFAYLDEGGQIFVHSSTQHPSETQEIVAHVLGRHNHDVTVQCLRMGGGFGGKEMQPHGFGAVAALGAVLTGRPVRLRLNRTQDITMTGKRHPFHARWEAGFDQDGRIQALKATLTSDGGWSLDLSEPVLTRALCHVDNSYWIPNVHVDGRIAKTNKTSQTAFRGFGGPQGMFLIEEVMGRAAPALGLDPGELRQRNLYVPGQTTPYGQPVRHAERLHNIWQTLLERADVVRRRADIDAFNAAHPHNRRALAITPVKFGISFNLTAFNQAGALVHVYKDGSVLINHGGTEMGQGLHTKMCQVAATALGVPLDFIRLAPTRTDKVPNTSATAASSGADLNGGAIKDACEHISARLAEVAARKMNIHPDDVRFANGKVTGIGFHDRDIAFADLANDAYFQRIPLWAAGYYRTSGLHWDSARMQGEPFKYFAYGAAVSEVEVDGFTGAYRQLRTDIVHDVGDSLSPLIDLGQIEGGFVQGAGWLTLEELRWDESDGEHRGRLATQSASTYKLPSFSEMPEEFNVHLFEQATESGVVYGSKAVGEPPLMLAFSVREALRQAVAAFGAGDQPVELASPATPEAVFWAIQSARETTSKAYDGGARAGDESAPSSVSTAAG